The Chionomys nivalis chromosome 16, mChiNiv1.1, whole genome shotgun sequence genome includes the window AGACTTGGAGATACCCATAGACTCTGGTCACTGGGACCAAAGGAGATAGGGGACTTACTAGCTCCTTGCCCACTAGGGCTGGATAGCacagaggagggagagtgggacaaaggaaaggagagagcaaGTGAGACccaaagggactggagagatggctcagacctTAAGAGCAATGGTTGCTGTTGCTGagaacccaggctcaattcccaatacccacaagACTGCTTACAACCCTCTGTGACATCACCACTTGAGGCTATGACACCCTctcctgacttccacaggcaccaggcacacgtggGGCACACTTGCATATgcacaggcaaaacagtcataagcagaaagtaataaaaataattgttttatgaAGTTTTACATCAGCAAAAGCTAAGGGGAAAGGCGATCTGGACTCAGCTCTGGGGGTTGCACAGCAGGTGGGTTTTCCACAGGAGCCTCTGTATTCTCAGTGCCCAGCTGTGCTGCCTAAAGGGAGCTCTGGGGTGGCCACACCAagtttttctgacttccattaaaatttaattagatcgccctcctttccccctcccgaCCCCTCCCATGCCCCTTTTCCTGCAGCCCCTTCCACCTCCTCCTTACACCCTCTCAAATCCAGGACCTCTGTGTCTGATTGCTCTTTATGAACAAATGCATAACACAACCTGCTGAGCACGGTTAGTGTTGCTTGATGCAATTTCAGGACTAGCCACTTGGTATTGGAAAACCAATTTGAAATATAAATCCTTGCATCTTTCTCTCCCCGCAAACCTGCAGCTAACACTCTCATGTTGTCTTGGTCAATATCTAGCTTGCAACACAGCACGGCCTTGGCAGAATGCAGCTGAAACAAGCCTCTGGGGAAAAGTAAGCTGTAGGAGAAaccacagacaggagagagaatgGCGCTCCCATTCCCTCTAAGACCAGGAAAATGGGAGCAGTAAAGGAAGTCTGGAGAACAAGAAGGCTTATGAAATACTTGCAGAAACCTGACTTCAGAAAGCATCTCCCTGAGGGGCTGCAAAGGACTCTCTAGTTCCTCCTCTACCACAGTTTGCTGTCCTGTCTGCTGAAGGCTTGGTGGGTGGAGCCTGAAGCCCAGGGCCTGTCAGACTTGGGAGTGTATTAAGTAAATTTGTTCAATCAGATAAAGCTTAGGGCACTTTTGCTCACGATATCTTGTTGTAGCAAGCAGGCGGGAGAAGGAGAGTGTCAGGGAGTCCCTAACTACTCACGGGtgagcagtacacacacacacacagagagagagagagagagagagagagagagagagagagagaaaggatagaAATTCAAGAAATGAAGGGAgatagggaagagagaggagaggaaagagagaggggagggagggaggatggtcTCTTACCTCTTGCTCTGTCAAGACAGGAAGCAAGAGGAGACAATGGAAAGGGGACCAGTGCTGACCAGTGCTGACCAGTGCTGACTAGCCACCTGGCCCACACTACTACCCCAGTAGAGATAATGCTTTCTCGATAATTTATTGGTAAgacctttatttttgctttttattatttgtatagacagatacacatacattctTGATATTGTTACTTTAAACAGCATATTATCTGTTGGATCAATGAAGAACAATAAAACAAGttcttgtaattttctttctctttcttctttctttcccttggcCCAGATTTCTGGtttccatctctcttcctctctaaAGACTTCCTTTTAACACTGTTTGCATCTGTTAGGAACAGCTTCCCTAATCTTTCATCATAAGATTCTTTCTGAAGAACACTGTTACAGAACACGGAACTGTAAGAGTTTCACAGAATGTAGAATGGCCTGCCAGGCCAGTAGGCTAGGCACTGGCATCTGCTTGTGAGGAGAAGATAGACTTAACTCATCCCTTGTTCTCTAAGCTTCTCTGCCCTCTTTCAGGAATTTTTCTTAGATGTGAATCCGTCTGATTTGACGATAGTATGTTCAGTGCACACTGTTCTCATCCTTTGGGCTTAATACTTAGTGAACTTCCTGGATACGAGGGATGTGTGTGAGGATTTGGGTGGGGCtttgttgtttgttcatttgtctaTTGGGGAGTccctctgagacaggatctcactctgaaGCCCATGCTGGTCTGGAATTTAGTATGCAgcataggctggctttgaacttgggagGAGGCCCTCCTGGCTCAGTTTCCAGAGTGTTAGGGTTCCGAACATACGTGTAActgctttccttcccttttgGAGCCTTCTTAGCTGTGTATCGCAACCCCAAAGGTCTCTGatatgtttgctttttctttgactttgggCAGTTTTGTTGCCATACCTTCAAGCTCAGAGATCATTGCCTCTGTCATATCCAGTGCAACAATGTTATCAGACATGCCCTTCTCCTGCTACAGAATGCTTGACTAAATGCCTGATCTCTCTACCTATTTTGTCTCCTTTTCTAATGCCGTGCTATGTATGTACCCATTACAACCCTCTACCTGTTCCTCATTCATAAGTCACAGCTGTTTGGAATGCCTGGCCTGATGACCGCTATACCCCTGGTGTGTCTGAATGATTCCAAtgctttctttgtgtcttcaAACTGTTCTTTTGCCTTTTAGTCTGCCTTGTCTTCTTTATTGATAGCTTGATAGCTAGAGAGGAGACACTGAGGAAAGGGAACGAGCCAATAGGCCAGTAGTAGCTTTGTGTCTGGAAGGAGGGGACTCTGTAGCCCTGTGAGTCTGCTAGTCAGTAAGCCTGTGCCCTGGACTGTGACCTTCACGTgtgttcttcctttctctccttgtcAGTGGAACAGGAGAGCCTGAGTGGCCTGGAGTTGGATGTTTTCTTCCCCTCAGGTCAGCCAGTCTCTGGTTGCCTGGCTTCTCCCATGTGAGCAGACTTTAAAGCAGAATGCTCTGTAACTGAtcatcttccctcttctctgcctGAAGCACGCACTTTTCTCCAAGACTCATGATGATGCCAGGTCGCGCTCCTAGAGATGAGACTCAGAAGAGTGTGAGGTCCCACGAGCTTGGATCCCTGAGTTTTCTGTTGCAGCCTTGGCTACCCAGAGGCTGCAGGAATTGCCACTTGTGATGCAAGCAGCCTGACTGTGACGTTCATCCCCCGAGGTTGGTTGCCATGAGTTTCTGCTCCAGCAAGCTGGTTTTGGTTTTCGCTTCTGAGTTCACTTAatgctctctctccagctccagcaggcGGTGCTTGCTCCTGTGACTCCACCCCATTGGCAAACTGAGCTGTTGACAGGGCATCTCTGCAGATAGCCGGATGGACGCGTTCTCCATAAAATCTTACAGAAGGTTTTTGAGAAGAGTCCCCATGTAACAGAAGCAGATCTCAAACTCAGGACATCCCAGCCTCTAGCACCCAAACGCAGTGACGATGAAGAGTCCTGTGATGCTACAGCCAAAAGATTTGAGTACCAACATCTGTGCAGGGTGTGTACACAAGTGTGATGATTAATAGAATTGTGTAGTTTGATATTGTAACACAATCACACATGTATATTCTAACTTCTCTATCccttcctccgtccctcccttccttcttgtcTCTATCCCAAGCTTATGACTTTTAGTTTGTTCGTGACCCCTCTAGTCTAACCGAGGCGATCTGAAACACATTTCAAACCAGCTTTAGGGAGTCTTTGTCATGTGCAGCCTCTGTGGCATGGGTCATTTACACAGAAATTCACTGAAGAGCCTGATCCATCTAGTGACTGACAGAACTCCCTTCTGACCCAGCCTCAACATGGACACATGTCCCTTGGCAGAGTCACGGAGGTGGGGGCAAGAAATGAAAATGACTAAGAGCAAATCAAAGTCACACTGCTAAACAAGGCTTGTGTCTGACGCGGCAGTGTGGAATTTTAACATGGCTGTCGCTCATCACCTTTCCAAAAGCTCCTCCTGAAAGTGAATCTGCTCCACAAAGCCTATCTGCTTGTGTTCACAGCAGTTTCTTCAATAGATCTGATGAGCCGCGATGTGATTTGTTTCGCTCATTGTTTATTGTCTATACATGATGCTAAAAGTGATGCTTCTTCCCTGTCTGAGAGATAAAGGTCAAACTTAGAAATTTCTTCCATACCCTGAATGTTATAATGTCTGAATAGCGTGCTTggcattttcatttttcctcactcctcctcctcccctgtcGCTTTCATTTAAACTCTGTTctggggatcagacacccagttACCTTCCCTGTCAAGGGTCCTGTCCGTTTCTGGAATTTTGAAAGTGAGAATAAAACCAGCACACAGTTTCCTCAATTTGGGGGTTTATGTCAACAAAAAAAGCATCCTGTTCAAGCTGTTGGGATTCTATTTCATAGTTGCTCTATGACAGCTTCCTGGGCCCACCTAAAAGACTCCCTTAAACACAGAGATGCTTCCTGCTAGCTTGCCCCACCTAAAAGACTCCCTTAAACACAGAGATGCTTCCTGCTAGCTTGCCCCGTTCACAGAACACCGTTTTACAAAGCGTGCACCTTAGATCAGAGCTGAAGACAAGGACGAGTTCCCTGGCTCTGGCTCAGCTCCAAACCTTTGATATGCCAGAACATGGCACTTTCCCTGGTGCTTCTGTCCTCCACTGCGCCTGAGAGAGAGGCCAGAGGAAAGGTCTCTCTGTGTGACTTCGTGAGCCTGGGTGGCAAGAGGAAGGAGAATGGGAGAAGGATGCTTGCAGGGCTTTTCTTCTACCCTCTTTCTCAAACACTGGACAGCTAAGAACTGGAATAGGCACCAGGCTGGCTCTGAGCTAATATTTGCCCTCCTGGAATCAGAAGAAGGTATGATTTGCGTCTTGATCTGAGAATCAGAACTCTCCGGATTGAAGACAGCTTCGTCTCAGAATACAGCTGCAAAATCTGCCACATAGATTTCAACGATTACGACAAAGAAATGGATCCCAGATCAGCCACTGCTACTGCTCAAatctaatgaaatgaatacagaaaCATGACTTCCACGTCCAGGGTAGATAGGATGGAGTGATGGAAGGAAATTAACCCACTGACACCCCACTCATCCAACCAGCGGTGGGCACACATTTATTAGCTATGGGCTGTAACCAAACTATCTGTGCCAGACAGACCCGGGGACTTGTAGGGAACATACTCATTTGTTGTCTCTCTTGTGACATTTTTAAAGCCACTGAGAAAATGCAGCCTTCCAAGAAACCCGGGGAGGACATTAAACATTCCAAGAGAAGCAAAGTAGGCCTTTGAGAATTTGAATAATATCTCAGGTATACGTAAACCCGGATGCAGAAAGGTGTCTTTCTTCCCTGTTCAGTACATTGCGCGGCACTGCAGTGCAGTCGTCTCTTTTACAAAACCTGGGCAACGAGAGGAAATCATTTACAGCTCTCTTTTGCATTGGGGAGAAGAAGCAAGAACGAACAAAATTCATCCAAACGCTGGTGGGAAGAGTCTAAAAAGCAGACAGGGAACAAAGCTAGCCTGTACCGCACAAGCGCTGTGCTTTCCTGGTCCAAGTACAAGACCTCCCCAGCCAGGAGAAAAGCAGGTACTCCAGGGTATCCTTTGGAGTTTTCTGTGAACTGTCCTCAGCCAGCACAGAGTCCTGAGGGGGAGTAGATGTGGCCCTCGTCCTTGGTGTGCTCCACCAACGCAGGAGAGCGCCGCCCCCTAGCGACCAAAATGGGAGACGCCTTTCAGATTGAGCCTCTCAGGAGCTgcgtggaggcaggaactgagacgGTTGAAAAGGATGGGCGATCCTTTGCAAATGACTTGTTTGACTGGGAAAGCCTTGAGACCCTTTATGAACTCTCGAACTGTTTGTGATATCTTCCTAGGACGAGGGAGATAGGTACAAGCCATGGATGGATTAAAAGGGATGTGAGACAAACTGATAATAGATCCAAAGGAGAGAGATGCCAGGTAGTTAGTTAAAACAGCTCGTGAGACCAGACAGGTTAAAAGATTTCGCCCATTATTCCATATGATTCTGTCTTAAGCACCGTCCCTCCTCTCTCATGTGCCGACATAATAGCATGTTACCTCAACTGCCGTTTGACAAATAGAAAAAGACCTAAGATCTAAGCTTCCTGAATAATGGCCATCTACAGACCGGGGAAGTGAGGGAGTGGGCTGTTCTGCAAGCCCCAGTCAGCCTCATCTTCTGCATTCCGGTGGACAAGATGTGCAAGACCCAAAACAAGGCGTCCAGGACAGCGTTCCTCATTATTCCCTCCACACCAAACTCCTGACACACTGACATCACACCTCCCTGACCCCCGCCCCAACTTACTCAtcaaacaccccccccaaaaaaaaaaaactaaagccaCCCGGTGCAGCACACTGGCGACAGAAAGTCCTGAACCTAGAAGTCAGCCCAGAAAGCCCAGATTGATCCCTTTTGTGGTCCCCGGATAACACGCTTCCCAAAACCTGATTtttgttggctttgttttgtttttacggTTTCTTTTTGTTGGGGgggggctgttttgttttgttttctgttactgagGTATTGCTTCTGTGGCCGGAGATCTCACTGATCTAAGGGAGAAAGTTTAGGATCCCCAGAAAGTTTCGAATATTGATTTCCATAATCATTAACTGGGTGCCTACTGTGCGCCCGACGCTGTTAGACAgcaagaaaacagaggcagatgggtgaAAAATTAGGACGTCCCTGCAGAGCTCTTGGAGAaggaggtggggggaaggggcagcTTCACTGAATCCGAGGGTGTCCAGCTTCTCACCGGAACCCAAGTCCATCTGCCCTTTCAAACACCCCCGCCCACGGTGCCACCGAAGTGATTCATGCAGGGAACGCAGTTTCCCCTCCTTGTCCTCCCCAGAGTTCCTGACTGCGCGGTGGGGGGGACCTCCGGCGCCCACTCGCACCCGCCACCCTCGGGGGCCGCGTGCTGCGAGGACGTCCCCTCCCGCCAGGCGTCGGCGCGGGCTGGCGTAGGGCGTGCGTCAGCTGCAGCCCGCTGGCGATTGGGGCGCGGGCGACTCCTTCGGTTTGGGGCTAATTATAAAGTGGCTGTGGTCGCTGCCAGCCTCGGGACAGCAAGGCAAGCGCTCAGAGCCCCGCAGCCCAGCGACACCGAGGACCGCGACGGTGAGGTCCCGATCTGCCAGCCGCCTTGCCCAGCTCCCAAACGCGCCCGCCTCACACttgccttcttctctcttctttgcaGGGTAGCATCTGGGACCCGCTCCTCCAGCAGCCTGCTCCATCCGTACAGCGGCAGCGTGAGTGCCTTAGCCCCCAAGACTCCTGCGCCGTGGCGACCGTCGCCTGTCCCCCTCATTGCATGCCTTCGCCCAACTTTCTCGGGATTCCTCTTTGCCATGGGGGTCCGTGTCCTATTTCCCAAGCGCCCGCTCCCGAGCTGCGATCTCCAGTGTTTGCTCCAGAATCTTGCCCTGGGCAACAGACGCCCGGGAAAACGGGACGCCCTCGGAAGAACAGGTTGCCATCGGGAGGACAGGACGCCCCCGGGAAAATAGCGTGACCCCTGGAAAACGGAATACTCTTCCCTGGAAAGACAGAATCCCCCCAGGAAGGCAGGATGCCTTTGGGGGAAGCCCCAGAACAGCCGGAGCCCCTCTGGCTGAGCTATCCCTCAGTCACCCGGGAAGATGTTGGGCTGTGGGCGGGGTCCAGGAAAGGGTGTCTCTGCGGGTCTTGCTCCACAACCTCCCACCCAGCATGGTTCCCTCCTAGGGAACCTTGAGACAGGACAGGTCCCCATGTGCGCATCCTTCTCTCCTACAGCCCATGGCGCGGATCCTGAGACTTTGCACCTGGCTGCTGGCGCTTGGGTCCTGCCTCCTGGCTACAGTGCAGGCAGAATGCAGCCAGGACTGCGCCAAGTGCAGCTACCGCCTGGTACGCCCCGGAGACATCAACTTCCTGGTGAGTTGAATTCTCGGTGAGGGGATATCCTTGGCCATGTTCGTGTGGCCAGCCTTGCAGACATCTACCGGTCACTCGCGCTGGGAGGTGCATGACAGGAGGCTTGGGTGACCTGGGTGACCCTGGCACTTCCAAAACGTTGATCCCGATATACTCTGTCTCCCAATTTGGAACCAGTCTATCTGGGACCCTTAAGAGCTGAGGTATCTATCTACACACAAACCAATTTCGTTTTGACCTTGGGGATATGGAACCCCTAGATGTGTTCTCTCAGTACCTCGGATGACACTTCATCTAGGCTGTCAGAAAGAAGTGGGCACCCCAACTTTAGAACCCAAGTAGGGAGCCCTTCAAACAAACATCCCGCAAAgaaggtaattttaaaaaatgagaatgcCCCCCCTCCGGTTACTCTTCTTAAGCTTCCTTAGCCTTGAGACCCTCCTCTCTGGATAGGGAAGGGATTAGGGGAGAGGTAGGAAAATACCAGAAGAGGCAGGGAAGAACTCCCTAAGAGTCCCACGAACAAGAGAATTCCCCCTTGCCTGGTCTTGACTGCACTTTTGTAATAACGGCTAAAATGACAGTTTGATTTGGCTGGGAGAAGAGCACAGAAGACAGTCAGCGCCCAAGGAGCTGGAATCAGTCCAAAGACAGCCTGCCCCACACAGGAGCTAGGGGAGACAAGATGGCTGTTCTCTTCTTCGTAGGTGACAGGCTTTCCAATCACAAGGGCAGTCCACTGGGTCTGAATCTGTATACATGAGTTTCCAgaggcttcattttttttaatctactctCTAGGTGATCAACTGTCCTGTCTTTGAAAATTCCTTGATAGTTCAGAAGAGAGGGACATGTTAGTCCAAACTGCCTCAGCTCATGCTTGAGCCTTTGAGGGGAGCTTCACGCTGGAATGTTTTGATCGCATGGTCTATTTCAGTTGATGGAGACTAACTTGGCCTTAGAGAGGAATTGTGAGGGGAACATTGTCTCATCTcagccttcttccttctcccataGTCATGAGCTCGTGAGGTTTAACCTTGTGAGGAATGGACTTTAAATGCAGGAGATTAAAACCATACTGTACTGAAGGTCACTGTCTGACCCCTGAATTCTGGGACACAGCCACGGGTATTTGTTGAGAGTCACTGACATTTTAGCTCTACCCTCTGTTTGTCGAGCAGAGTCCGAACCTAGGAACTCAACACGTAGCTTAAGGTTCTCTGCCAGCTATATAATGATGCTGTGAATTCTAGAAGAGTATGAGAGCCAGTAATCTGACCTCTAACGGTGGCAGACTTACTACATCATATGGCTTGGGAACTCAAAGATCACTGACGTTTAACAATCCCTGTCCGAGAAGATGTCACTCAACTGCTCACTTCACCGAGCTCGGAAATGATGCTCATCTTCCTTTTCCATCGCTGAAGAACATGAACAGAGGTCCTTGCATGACAAGTAGCTGCCAGACAGCAGAGAAACTTctggtttctctgtttcttctcagCTGCCACTCATCACTGACAGCATTGCTGGTGGCAGGGCAGGTAGAGGGGTACATTGTATCCTTGTTACTGTAGCTCTCTGTCCTCTTACCAGTGGTGCAGATGAGGAAGGGCGCATGCAGTAGGAACAGGTTAGGGAACACTCACTATCCATTAAAACACCTTTTAGGAAGCCTTTGATGGAGTGATTTGTTTTCTCTTCGGTGTACATTTAATGTTGCTGTTTTCTCATTGGCAGGGAATTAGTTAATGGTCAAATGTTGCTAAAATTACggctgttctggaatttaagCTAGAACTCATAGGCAAAATGAGGTTGCCTAGCCAAAGGTACAGAGTAAGTCAGTAAATATTTACCAGGTTCCCACAAGATAAGGTAATGGGCACCAAGATGAGAAGTTGCCCTGACGGTTGCTAGAGGTTGCCCTTTAGTGTGCCCTAGACCAGAGCGCTCAGTGTGCTTCTAAAATGACATCAGTGACATTCATTTTTGGCCACAAAATCATGGAAATACAGCTTTAGAATGGAAATCTTATTGCCTCTTGTACAGCTTAGCCTTTTAATGATGTTTTGGGTCTTTAATCATATATTTTCGAGAATGAAATGGCTTATTTTAATTATCTCCTCTTTATCTTTTACATGCTCttgtatatttaattttcttcaacacaaaattaaaataaccatTATAAGTTGGTTAACTATGTTTCcagaatattttattgtttcacGAATAAAGGCTTTTATTgtgaaaatggaaatgaaacttatccattttaaaatgccaagaGCAGACCTAGATTTTCTGTCTAAATCAAGGGCTGTAGCCTGGTGTCGGTAAGGTCTTTTCAGAAGGCCATGAAGccccccccagaaaaaaaaaagcttaggaaCATAATAGGATTTTTGCAATGTTATCTAAAATTCATGTTATTTTCATTATAGGCAGGCAATTGAATTGAAAAATTGTTTGAATGAGGTCATTTAAGATATATAGCCTAAAGCTGACTATAGCTTGAGTTTAATTTCTCTATAATAAGAAAGCATAATTACATGCTGCTAATTCCTCCTTTATTAAAGAATATGACTGAATTAGAAAAGACTTGTTTTGTACACCAATGacttaatcttaaaaaaaagtaatatgaATAACCTGTGCATTTGCATCAGGTAATTAATAGTGTTTGGTTCAAAATGATGAAATCTATTTTAATCATCCTTGAAGGGGATCAAAACATCTCATTTTTCAGCTGATCAAACAATTCATATCAAATAAGTGTGGTATAGTGTTTTGAATGGCTTTCTCGGTAAACTTGTTTTGGAattgcagatttttttctttaaaggttgAAAGTATGGAGGGGATATTTAGGGAATGTCCCTAGTCAGGTAAAGAGAAATTCCTCCCTTGGGACTCAAAAAGTCTCAAACCAAATTGCATCTCTAGTAGGAAGCAATGCGGCCAGATTGGGTTCTGGAGACAGCCATTTGAGTCACAGTTGAAGATCCCTCGAAACGATGGTATGAGGCAGCATCCACAGCAAGTCCACTAACAAGACTTTAGGACGCATTGGCTCCCTTTTTCCAGAGCTCTCTGGTTCACTGTTTGTTCAGTTTGAGAGTAGAAATAAACAGTGTGTGACATAGATAACTACGGTCCATCTTGAGCCCCAAAGGGTCTCTTTTGGTCATGCATCTCCTTATCTTCCCAGGCTTGCACTCTGGAGTGCGAAGGACAGCTGCCTTCTCTCAAAATCTGGGAGACCTGCAAGGACCTCCTGCAGGTGTCCAAGCCTGAGCTCCCTTGGGATAGCCCCGACATGCTCAAAGACAGCAGCAAACAGGACGAGAGCCATTTACTAGCCAAGAAATATGGAGGATTCATGAAAAGGTATGGGGGGTTCATGAAGAAGATGGACGAGCTTTATCCTGTGGAACCTGAAGAAGAAGCCAACGGAGGCGAGATCCTTGCCAAGAGGTATGGCGGCTTCATGAAGAAGGATGCGGATGAGGGCGACACCCTGGCAAACTCCTCCGACCTGCTGAGAGAGCTCCTGGGAACAGGAGACAACCGTGGGAAAGAGAGCCACCCCCAGGAGGGCACTGACAACGTGGAGGACGACAACGTGAGCAAGAGGTATGGGGGCTTCATGAGAGGCCTCAAAAGAAGCCCCCAGCTGGACGACGAAGCCAAGGAGCTACAGAAGCGCTACGGGGGCTTCATGAGAAGGGTGGGTCGCCCCGAGTGGTGGATGGACTACCAGAAGAGGTACGGGGGATTCCTGAAGCGTTTTGCTGAGTCTCTGCCCTCCGACGAAGAAGGGGAAAGTTACTCTAAAGAAGTTCCTGAGATAGAAAAAAGATACGGAGGATTTATGCGATTTTAAAGCCCTTTCCCCACAGTGACCCCAGGCGCCCACCAGCCTGCTCCACCCCCCAGTGAGCAACTGTCTCATCAATGGTGTTTGTTGTCATTTGCTGCTTGAGCTGTATAGTTGCCCCTGTGGTCTGGATAACTACACTGCCTGAAAGCTGTGTTGTGTGGGGTCTGTATTCTTTGGAGTCTTGAAACTCAGTACTGGTCAGTTGCAGCTAATCTCGTTATCACGCTGTAATAGCTTCCGTTACCTCATCCCTTGCGTATTTGACGAGATGTCAATAAATGCTTActtgtacataaatataataaacccATTACCCCAACTGCACAATGTTCTTGCGAGAAGTGGCTGTCATTTGTCTGTGGGTTTTCGCAGTAAAGGCTCGGCTTGCAACAGTACCCTCAACTGC containing:
- the Penk gene encoding proenkephalin-A; translated protein: MARILRLCTWLLALGSCLLATVQAECSQDCAKCSYRLVRPGDINFLACTLECEGQLPSLKIWETCKDLLQVSKPELPWDSPDMLKDSSKQDESHLLAKKYGGFMKRYGGFMKKMDELYPVEPEEEANGGEILAKRYGGFMKKDADEGDTLANSSDLLRELLGTGDNRGKESHPQEGTDNVEDDNVSKRYGGFMRGLKRSPQLDDEAKELQKRYGGFMRRVGRPEWWMDYQKRYGGFLKRFAESLPSDEEGESYSKEVPEIEKRYGGFMRF